The following proteins are encoded in a genomic region of Nocardioides renjunii:
- a CDS encoding CGNR zinc finger domain-containing protein has protein sequence MDFIRYAERSAALVNAELPDEAALREHLADRSWLHRSLVPADVASLQDFQSRLRQVFEASDADDVPLVVSLLNDLLAAHPVTPMISDHDPANLHMHVANKAASVSELLVGEALMGLANLVCDLGATRLGTCSEVRCDHVFVDTSPNQSRRYCSDRCSSRANVAAFRARQKAASAS, from the coding sequence ATGGACTTCATCCGCTACGCCGAGCGCTCCGCCGCGCTCGTCAACGCCGAGCTGCCCGACGAGGCAGCCCTGCGTGAGCACCTCGCGGACCGGTCCTGGCTGCACCGCTCGCTGGTGCCGGCCGACGTGGCCTCGCTCCAGGACTTCCAGTCCCGGCTGCGACAGGTCTTCGAAGCCTCCGACGCCGACGACGTCCCCCTCGTGGTGAGCCTGCTCAACGACCTGCTGGCCGCGCACCCCGTCACCCCGATGATCTCCGACCACGACCCGGCCAACCTGCACATGCACGTGGCCAACAAGGCGGCGTCGGTGTCCGAGCTGCTCGTCGGCGAGGCCCTGATGGGGCTGGCCAACCTGGTCTGCGACCTCGGCGCGACCCGGCTCGGCACCTGCTCGGAGGTCCGCTGCGACCACGTCTTCGTCGACACCTCCCCCAACCAGTCGCGTCGCTACTGCTCCGACCGGTGCTCGTCGCGGGCCAACGTGGCCGCGTTCCGTGCCCGGCAGAAGGCCGCCTCGGCCAGCTGA
- a CDS encoding helicase C-terminal domain-containing protein, translated as MSSPASTTPARTFADQLRSWSDERLLALLRARPDLATPAPQDSSQLASRAATRSSIHRALDGLDRLELSVLDALLVAGQTTSEQLISIVHADPARTRAALQRLLDLALAWEGSGGVRALTAVADAMRGMPGVTSGLRPASPEPAPPAEVEARLAELSPAAAAMLRHVDAHGGEGTTGSARRTVSPDEARSPAEELISRRLLVPRDGDTVVLPGEVGLALRGGRTTADPVDDVPALATSTRDAALVARSAAGAAFDVVRRVELLLDGWGVAPPSVLRSGGLAVRDLKSVARELHVDEAGAALLVEVALSAGLVAEAAVADGTPSWLPTDEFDVWSTLPIAERWARLVGGWLDSSRVPSLVGSRDAAGKSWNALAPELSSGLAEEARRLALRVLAEVPDGEVLAAGTGIASLVQRVGWLRPRRPAVFTDLVTAALTESAALGVSGAGALPPSGRLVAEGDLTGAAAAIAPHLPRPVDHVLLQADLTAVAPGPLETEVARRLHLLADVESRGGATVYRFTSGSLRRGFDAGWSALEVRDFLASVSQTPVPQPLDFLVDDVARTFGSVRVGHAEAFLRADDEAALAALVHDARARSLGLRLLAPTVAIATSPLDVLLPRLRELGAAPVVEAADGTVRVSRPDLHRARTRRGRRPAGAVHARQVAQAQAVATAIRAGDRAGASRPATTETTTPSGALAALREAIEAGSTVVIGYVDNHGATGERVVDPRRLDGGRLSAFDHRADDVREFAVHRITGVRRA; from the coding sequence ATGTCCAGCCCAGCGTCGACGACACCCGCGCGCACGTTCGCCGACCAGCTCCGCAGCTGGTCGGACGAGCGGCTCCTCGCGCTGCTCAGGGCCCGTCCGGATCTCGCCACACCCGCCCCTCAGGATTCCTCACAGCTGGCCTCGCGGGCCGCCACTCGTTCGTCGATCCACCGCGCCCTGGACGGCCTGGACCGCCTGGAGCTCTCCGTGCTTGATGCCCTCCTCGTGGCGGGCCAAACCACCTCGGAGCAGCTGATCTCGATCGTCCACGCGGACCCGGCCCGGACGAGGGCCGCGCTGCAGCGGCTGCTCGACCTCGCCCTGGCCTGGGAGGGCTCCGGCGGGGTGCGGGCCCTGACCGCCGTGGCCGACGCGATGCGCGGCATGCCGGGGGTCACCAGCGGGCTCCGGCCGGCGAGTCCCGAGCCGGCGCCGCCGGCCGAGGTGGAGGCCCGCCTGGCCGAGCTGAGCCCGGCGGCCGCGGCGATGCTGCGCCACGTCGACGCGCACGGCGGCGAGGGCACGACGGGGTCGGCCCGGCGCACCGTGTCGCCCGACGAGGCCCGGTCGCCCGCCGAGGAGCTGATCAGCCGGCGGCTGCTGGTGCCGCGCGACGGCGACACGGTCGTGCTGCCCGGCGAGGTGGGGCTCGCGCTGCGCGGCGGCCGGACGACCGCCGATCCCGTCGACGACGTGCCAGCCCTGGCCACCTCCACGCGCGACGCCGCGCTGGTCGCCCGCAGCGCGGCCGGCGCGGCCTTCGACGTCGTACGCCGGGTGGAGCTGCTGCTCGACGGCTGGGGGGTCGCGCCGCCGAGCGTGCTGCGCAGCGGCGGGCTCGCGGTCCGCGACCTCAAGTCGGTCGCCCGCGAGCTCCACGTCGACGAGGCCGGCGCGGCGCTCCTCGTGGAGGTCGCGCTGTCGGCCGGCCTGGTGGCCGAGGCCGCCGTCGCGGACGGGACGCCGTCGTGGCTGCCCACCGACGAGTTCGACGTGTGGTCGACGCTGCCCATCGCGGAGCGGTGGGCGCGGCTGGTGGGCGGGTGGCTCGACAGCAGCCGCGTCCCCTCCCTGGTCGGGTCCCGCGACGCCGCCGGCAAGTCGTGGAACGCCCTGGCGCCCGAGCTGTCGAGCGGGCTCGCGGAGGAGGCGCGGCGGCTGGCCCTGCGGGTCCTCGCCGAGGTCCCCGACGGCGAGGTGCTGGCGGCCGGCACCGGGATCGCCTCGCTCGTGCAGCGCGTCGGCTGGCTGCGGCCGCGCCGACCCGCGGTGTTCACCGACCTGGTGACCGCGGCGCTGACCGAGTCGGCGGCCCTCGGCGTCAGCGGGGCCGGCGCCCTCCCCCCGAGCGGCCGGCTCGTCGCGGAGGGGGACCTGACCGGAGCCGCCGCCGCGATCGCGCCCCACCTGCCACGGCCCGTCGACCACGTCCTGCTGCAGGCCGACCTCACCGCGGTGGCGCCCGGGCCGCTCGAGACGGAGGTCGCGCGCCGGCTGCACCTGCTCGCGGACGTCGAGTCGCGCGGCGGTGCCACCGTCTACCGATTCACCTCCGGGTCGCTGCGGCGCGGCTTCGACGCCGGCTGGTCCGCCCTCGAGGTCCGCGACTTCCTGGCGTCGGTGTCCCAGACGCCGGTGCCGCAGCCGCTGGACTTCCTCGTCGACGACGTCGCCCGCACCTTCGGCAGCGTCCGGGTCGGCCACGCCGAGGCGTTCCTGCGCGCCGACGACGAGGCGGCGCTGGCCGCCCTCGTGCACGACGCGCGGGCACGGTCGCTGGGCCTGCGCCTGCTGGCGCCCACGGTCGCGATCGCCACCTCGCCCCTCGACGTGCTGCTGCCGCGGCTGCGCGAGCTCGGTGCCGCCCCGGTCGTCGAGGCGGCCGACGGGACCGTCCGGGTCAGCCGCCCGGACCTCCACCGCGCCCGCACCCGTCGGGGTCGGCGTCCGGCCGGTGCGGTCCACGCGCGGCAGGTCGCCCAGGCCCAGGCCGTGGCCACCGCGATCCGCGCCGGCGACCGGGCCGGGGCCTCGCGCCCCGCCACCACCGAGACCACCACGCCGTCGGGCGCCCTGGCCGCGCTGCGGGAGGCGATCGAGGCCGGCAGCACGGTGGTCATCGGCTACGTCGACAACCACGGCGCGACGGGCGAGCGCGTCGTGGACCCGCGCCGTCTCGACGGCGGCCGGCTCTCGGCCTTCGACCACCGCGCGGACGACGTACGCGAGTTCGCGGTGCACCGCATCACGGGCGTCCGTCGCGCCTAG
- a CDS encoding protein phosphatase 2C domain-containing protein, producing the protein MKNVDLHHGASTDVGLVRKVNEDSFLVAPPVFAVADGMGGHSGGDVASQMAVEEFQRLAEDYDPARGAEQVAAAFARAQARIVDYGEAHRALQPGWHAGTTAVVAVLVDDHGVAKWLLANLGDSRIYRITEGRLEQVSVDHSVVQELVDSGRITPEEAATHPERHVITRALGSPEGIDPDFFLLPLGSVERLLLCSDGVTGMIEDEEIEQILESVADPRDAADQLVRAAVAAGGRDNATAVVVDVVGLVKDATYDSQRQLESLESKLGGRL; encoded by the coding sequence ATGAAGAACGTCGATCTGCACCACGGGGCCTCGACCGACGTCGGGCTGGTCCGCAAGGTCAACGAGGACTCGTTCCTCGTGGCGCCTCCGGTGTTCGCCGTCGCCGACGGCATGGGCGGCCACTCCGGCGGCGACGTCGCCAGCCAGATGGCGGTCGAGGAGTTCCAGCGCCTCGCCGAGGACTACGACCCCGCGCGGGGCGCGGAGCAGGTCGCCGCCGCCTTCGCCCGCGCCCAGGCGCGCATCGTCGACTACGGCGAGGCCCACCGGGCCCTCCAGCCCGGCTGGCACGCCGGCACCACCGCCGTCGTGGCCGTGCTGGTCGACGACCACGGCGTGGCCAAGTGGCTCCTGGCCAACCTCGGCGACTCACGGATCTACCGGATCACCGAGGGCCGCCTCGAGCAGGTCAGCGTCGACCACTCCGTGGTGCAGGAGCTCGTCGACTCCGGCCGGATCACCCCCGAGGAGGCCGCCACCCACCCCGAGCGGCACGTCATCACCCGCGCCCTCGGCAGTCCCGAGGGCATCGACCCCGACTTCTTCCTGCTGCCGCTCGGCTCGGTCGAGCGGCTCCTGCTGTGCAGCGACGGCGTGACCGGGATGATCGAGGACGAGGAGATCGAGCAGATCCTCGAGTCCGTCGCCGACCCCCGCGACGCGGCCGACCAGCTGGTGCGGGCCGCGGTGGCGGCCGGAGGTCGTGACAACGCCACGGCGGTCGTCGTCGATGTGGTGGGATTGGTGAAGGACGCGACCTACGACTCGCAGCGCCAGCTGGAGAGTCTCGAATCCAAGCTGGGGGGACGACTGTGA
- a CDS encoding FHA domain-containing protein, which translates to MSTEARFATGDWYAVVGERVTVILPGSRRDRVAGLWDLADSGADADAVLDALLAGGLSSLDHFALVAHSDDSTRLIVRGAPSAAVSTTAGDDVVTAAAGTAWAERLVTGVTSLRVTLTGDGPTDHVLTPGLARVSVVEFGEPAHRAPAAPESPAAPAVSEAPAEQSDTAPAAEDGPATEAMPVLAPAPVAVPAQAPAPAPFVAEAEPVAAPPLTFGRPEDDPTPTGETPAVPAEQPEWPDLDGQTQAGPPAAAFDRPPIPGQEIAPEVVADPVASLVFSTGDVVAVDRAVLVGRAPEARRFASHDQPHVVTVPSPHQEISSTHLEIRPGAGADHGSAIATDLGSTNGTVLAQPGLDAEELKPGIAVSLIPGAVLDLGDGVTIQVTNP; encoded by the coding sequence GTGAGCACAGAGGCCAGGTTCGCGACGGGGGACTGGTACGCCGTCGTGGGCGAGCGCGTCACGGTGATCCTGCCCGGCAGCCGGCGCGACCGCGTCGCCGGGCTGTGGGACCTCGCCGACTCCGGTGCCGACGCCGACGCCGTCCTCGACGCGCTGCTCGCCGGCGGCCTCTCCTCGCTCGACCACTTCGCGCTCGTCGCCCACAGCGACGACTCCACCCGGCTCATCGTGCGGGGCGCCCCCTCCGCCGCCGTCTCGACCACGGCCGGCGACGACGTCGTCACCGCGGCCGCGGGCACGGCCTGGGCCGAGCGGCTGGTCACCGGCGTGACCAGCCTCCGCGTGACGCTCACCGGCGACGGTCCCACGGACCACGTGCTGACGCCCGGCCTCGCCCGCGTCTCCGTGGTCGAGTTCGGTGAGCCGGCCCACCGCGCGCCCGCCGCTCCCGAGTCCCCGGCCGCCCCCGCCGTGTCCGAGGCTCCGGCCGAGCAGTCCGACACTGCCCCGGCCGCCGAGGACGGACCGGCCACCGAGGCCATGCCCGTCCTCGCGCCGGCGCCCGTCGCCGTCCCCGCGCAGGCTCCCGCCCCGGCGCCCTTCGTCGCCGAGGCCGAGCCCGTCGCGGCACCACCGCTCACCTTCGGCCGGCCCGAGGACGACCCGACGCCCACCGGCGAGACGCCGGCCGTCCCGGCCGAGCAGCCGGAGTGGCCCGACCTCGACGGCCAGACCCAGGCCGGACCACCGGCCGCGGCGTTCGACCGTCCGCCCATCCCCGGGCAGGAGATCGCCCCCGAGGTGGTCGCCGACCCGGTGGCGTCGCTGGTCTTCTCCACCGGCGACGTCGTCGCCGTCGACCGCGCGGTGCTCGTCGGGCGTGCCCCCGAGGCGCGACGCTTCGCCTCGCACGACCAGCCCCACGTCGTGACGGTGCCGAGCCCGCACCAGGAGATCTCCTCCACCCACCTCGAGATCCGCCCGGGCGCGGGCGCCGACCACGGGTCGGCCATCGCGACCGACCTCGGCTCGACCAACGGCACGGTGCTGGCCCAGCCGGGCCTCGACGCCGAGGAGCTCAAGCCCGGCATCGCGGTGAGCCTGATCCCCGGCGCGGTCCTCGACCTCGGCGACGGCGTCACGATCCAGGTCACCAACCCCTGA
- a CDS encoding RDD family protein, translated as MTQHPHPATYPVAQLERRFTAFAVDRLLAWSLLALVGVVTYLVVSDEVWTVVGAVAAAMVLLWLVLAVVLGVSGTSPGKAMSGLRVVHHGTGTPIGVGPALLRSLVLGIAGLPTFGLGLATLAWTAVEDRGRQRRGWHDHLAHTVVVDVRPVPEVADTEADEGPRHIVNLTAMRLVPAPPVEAVRTPERSEHSVRRQPLPAEVTTPPAGAVPPAAPPRSTPPPAQPQHQPGPRHAAPPQAAPPQQRPPQQAPPQQAPPQHAAPPSPQGPPGRVPAGPARWRVHFDNGESFVIAGLALVGRRPEARSGEQVAHLIPLASADMSVSKTHAQFGPAGDGTIVVMDRGSTNGTILVRQGMSRQLAPGKPAALVDGDKVVYGDREMVITRER; from the coding sequence GTGACCCAGCACCCCCACCCCGCGACCTACCCGGTCGCCCAGCTCGAGCGGCGCTTCACCGCGTTCGCCGTCGACCGGCTACTCGCCTGGTCGCTCCTCGCCCTGGTCGGCGTGGTCACCTACCTCGTCGTGTCCGACGAGGTGTGGACCGTGGTCGGCGCGGTCGCCGCCGCCATGGTGCTGCTCTGGCTGGTGCTCGCCGTCGTCCTGGGCGTCAGCGGCACCTCTCCCGGCAAGGCGATGTCCGGGCTCCGCGTGGTCCATCACGGCACCGGGACGCCCATCGGCGTCGGCCCGGCCCTGCTGCGCTCGCTCGTGCTCGGCATCGCCGGCCTGCCCACCTTCGGCCTCGGTCTCGCCACCCTGGCCTGGACGGCGGTCGAGGACCGCGGCCGCCAGCGTCGCGGCTGGCACGACCACCTGGCGCACACCGTCGTGGTCGACGTACGCCCGGTGCCGGAGGTCGCCGACACCGAGGCCGACGAGGGCCCGCGTCACATCGTCAACCTCACCGCGATGCGGCTCGTGCCCGCCCCGCCGGTCGAGGCGGTCCGCACGCCGGAGAGGTCGGAGCACTCCGTGCGCCGCCAGCCGCTCCCCGCCGAGGTGACGACGCCTCCGGCGGGCGCCGTCCCCCCGGCCGCTCCACCCCGCTCGACCCCGCCGCCGGCGCAGCCGCAGCACCAGCCGGGCCCACGCCACGCGGCCCCGCCGCAGGCAGCACCGCCGCAGCAGCGCCCCCCTCAGCAGGCGCCCCCTCAGCAGGCGCCTCCGCAGCACGCCGCGCCGCCGTCCCCCCAGGGCCCGCCCGGCCGGGTGCCTGCCGGCCCGGCGAGGTGGCGGGTGCACTTCGACAACGGCGAGAGCTTCGTCATCGCCGGCCTCGCGCTCGTCGGCCGTCGTCCCGAGGCCCGCAGCGGCGAGCAGGTCGCCCACCTCATCCCGCTCGCGTCCGCGGACATGTCGGTGTCCAAGACCCACGCCCAGTTCGGTCCGGCCGGCGACGGCACGATCGTCGTGATGGACCGCGGCTCGACCAACGGCACGATCCTGGTGCGCCAGGGCATGTCGCGGCAGCTCGCCCCGGGCAAGCCGGCCGCGCTCGTCGACGGCGACAAGGTCGTCTACGGCGACCGCGAGATGGTCATCACCCGCGAGCGCTGA